The genomic region AATCTTTTTCCAATATTTCCTAAACCAATAATTCCAAGATATTTTCCACGAAGTTCTGTCCCTTTCAGTTCCTTTTTGAGCCATTGATCATTTCTAATCGCTCTATCACCTCTAGCAGTTTGTCTTGCAAGAGATAACATCAAGCCAAGAACTAATTCAGATACAGCATTCATTGCTCCTTCAACAGCATTAATGACACGAATGTCTTTTGCTTTTGCTGCTTCTTGATCAACATTATCTAAACCAACTCCAACACGGGCAATAATTTTACAATTGTCAGCCTTTTCAATCATTTCTTTTGTGATTGTAGTTCTGCTTCTTACAATTACAATGTTAAAAGTAGAAATTTTTTCGAGAATTTGTTCTTTGGTGATTTCAGGTTCATAAGAGACCTTTAGCCCATTGTCTATCAAAATTTTATTCAGTATAGGATCAACTTCATCACAAATGAGTACTGAATCATCAAATCCCATAGCAAAAGAAAGTGAACAACGGAATATAATTCATTAAGAAAATAAAAAGAAAAAAAGATGTTAAAAGATCAAGAAGTTAACATTTCTGCTACTACAGGAATTACTTCCCATAATGCGACATAATCGCCACTTGCTTGCATTTCAGAAGCTACTTCATCAGTGTATAAACCGTGAATGTTTTGGGCAGGATGTGCAATACTGTTTGCTCCCATTGGTGGGACAGCATCACTTGGATTGCCTAAAGCGTATGCATAAGATGCTACTGGTGCTGGGATAACTCCTTTCTCAACTAGAACTGGGTTCAAGCCGAATGGGTCACCTGCTACAAATACTGTAGCTGCGCCAGTGTAAATTGCTGCATAATCATGGTTTACTGCTGCATATGCACCTGGTTCATCAAAGACCAAGTCAACAATCATGTTTTGTGAACCTCCGAGTAACCATGTTTCAGTTGCTGCGGATTGTACTCTGTTACCTTGAGTAACTCTGTCCAAAATTTCTCCAACAATGTGGAAGAATAGTGGTTCGTTACCATGGTTTTCAACAAAGAGTCTCACGTGTTGATCATTTTCAACAAACAAGAGTTGTGATTGGTATTGCTTGTGTTCAAGTCCATTCCATGGTTGTGCAACAAAGATGTTCTTGTTTACATCGCCTTTGACGAGTAAGTTATGAGCCATGTTTGGTACATAACCAAATTGCATTCCGTTAACAACTGTTGCAGTATTATGATGTTTGAACATTGCTGCGGCATCATAGTTACCTTCAGGTGTTAGATACAATTGGTTGTATTGGAGTTGGAACTCTAATGCATCTGCATCATAGAATTTTCTATCTAATGAAACATCACCGCCTGCTGAGACTTTTGTTTTCTCAACCATTAGTTTCTTGTATCCATTGACAGGATCAACGATTGCAATTCCGTACATGCCGGAAAGAACGTGTTGGTCCATACCAATTAGTTTGACACCAGAACAATGGTATTTGAAGACACCAGCTGATTCAGCGATGTAACAGTACTGACTTGTTTCACCAGGATTAACTGATTCAAAGTTTCCTGCTGACATTTGTGATGCATGCATGTCGTTACCGTGTCCAGTAACTTCATCTGATGGGATTGTAAGTGTCATTTTTACAACATCACCTTGTGTAACTCTTAGTGTTGGTCCTGGGACCATTCCGCTAAAAGTCATGGCGTTGTAAGTTTTTCCTCCCATGATTGGAAGAGTAACACTTTCACCAGTCAAATTGAACTCAACTACGTTGCGTCCAGTTTGTGATAATGCACCACAATCAGTTTCTGCGAATGCTTGAGGCATTACAAGCTGTAAACCGCCCATTTGATGGATTTGTTCAATTACATCGACATCCATTTTGTTGATATCTAGTGATTGTCCAGCAATCTGGGTTTGTGTGTATGTGCTTCCGAATAAGGTTGCTCCCATTACAGCTACTGCTGCAATTGTGAAGAGCATACTAACACGCTTATTCATAAAGCAACGACCTTACAAATCCTATATAATAATTCCCATTACTGGCACAAGAATTTTTGAAAATATCTGAAAAAGAATGAATAATGGGTGAAATTCAGTAAAGTCAACATGAAATTTAGATTAGATCAAGATTCACTTGGAAAAGTCAAAATCCCAGCTGACGCATATTATGGGGCATTTACAGGAAGAGCAATCAACCAATACCATGTAACAGGAAACAAAAGTCATGAGAATTTGATCAAGTCATTTGTAATGATTAAACGATCTGCAGCAATCGCAAATATGAAGACCAAAGCAATTGATGCAAAAAGAGGAAAAGCAATTGTTACAGCATGTGATAAAATACTTGCTGGAAAATTTGTAGATCAATTTGTGGTAGATATGATAAATTCAGGAGCAGGAACTGCATTTAATATGAATTCTAATGAAGTCATATCAAATGTAGCATTAGAAGTTCTCCATAAAAAGAAAGGACAGTATGAGTTCTTACATCCAAATGATCATGTCAACATGTCACAATCAAGTAATGATACATATCCAACAGCTATGCATGTTGCAATTCTTATGAATCTTAAAGATACAATTCCTGCCATAGATATTTTGATTAAATCATTATCAAAAAAAGCAAAACAATTTTCATCATTTAAAAAAATTGGAAGAACACATCTCATGGATGCATTACCTGTAACATTAGGAAGTGAGTTTGATGCATATGTAACATCAATTTCCAAAGCAAGAAAAGAAATCATTGATGCACAAAAAGAATTGCAATATGTCGCATTAGGAGGAACAGCTGTTGGGACAGGAGCCAACACGCCAAAAGGATACAGGAAAATTGCAATAACAGAATTAGGAAAAATTTCAAAATTATCATTAAAGCCAGAAAAAGATATGCAACACAGTTTACAAAGTAAATTTGCAGTTGCTAATTTATCAAGTGCATTAAGAAATTTAGCACTTGAAATAGGAAAAATCGCTAATGATATCAGACTGATGGCATCAGGCCCTATCGCAGGATTGGCAGAATTGGGAATCCCTGCAGTTCATGCAGGTTCATCAATTATGCCTGGAAAAGTAAATCCATCTTTAGCAGAATGCATGAACATGGTTTGCTTCAACATAATTGGAAATGACACTGCAGTTTCTTATGCTGCACAAGGAGGTCAGTTTGAGCTAAATGTGATGTTACCAGGAATGCTAAAGTGCATGTTAGAATCAACAGACATGCTAAAAAATTTCTTGCCAATATTTTCTGCAAACCTAATCGATGGACTAACAGCTAACAAAGACAAATTACGTCAAGATATTGAAAATAGTCCTGTGATTGTAACATTGTTAACTCCAAAAATAGGATATCTAAAATCAGCTGAATTATTCAAAGAGTCTCTAAAAACAGGGAAAACTATCAGAGAACTTGTTGTTTCAAAGAAATTAATGAGCAACAAAGAGATTGATTCTCTATTTGGATAAATTATGGCAAAAATTTTCGTAGAAGCATATGGATGCTCTGCTAGTTTTGCAGATTCTGAAATGATTTCAGGATTAATTCTAAATGGAGGGCATACATTAGCAGATAATTCTTCAGAATCGGATCTTAACATAGTAGTTACATGTTCAGTCAAAGATTCCACTGCAAACAAAATGATGTATAGAATTAATTCATTAAAATCAAAACCGCTTATTGTAGCAGGATGTCTTCCAAAAGCAGAAAAAGAAACAGTTGAAAAATTTTCAGAAAATGCTAGTATGCTTGGACCAAATTCATTAGGAAAAACACTACAAGTAATTAATTCAACATTAGGAGGTCAAAAACAAATTGCATTAGAAGATTCAGATTTGTCAAAAGTGGGACTTCCCAAAGTCAGACTTAATCCCACAGTAGGGATTGTAGAGATTGCAAGTGGATGTATGAGTGAATGTACCTTTTGCCAAACAAAATTATCTAAAGGAGATCTATCTAGTTACAGATTAGGAGATATCGTAAGACAAGTTGAAACGGAAATTAACGAAGGATGTAAAGAAGTATGGTTAACATCGACAGATAATGGATGTTATGGATTTGATATAGGAACAGATCTGCCAACTCTAATCAATACCGTATCAGAAATTCCAGAAGATTTCATGATAAGAGTTGGAATGATGAACCCAATGTATATGCCAAGAATTAAAGAAAAATTAATCGATTCTTATGATAATGACAAAGTCTTCAAATTTTTACATATTCCAGTACAGAGTGGAAGTGATCAAGTACTTCACGATATGAAACGTGGACATACTGAAGGAACTTTCAGAGAAATTTCTAAGAAAATGAAAGAAAGATTTAGAGACTTTACCATATCCACAGATATCATAGTTGGATTTCCTACTGAAACAGAAGAAGAATTTCAAAAAACTGTGAAATTACTAGATGAAACAAAGCCAGATGTAGTAAATTTATCAAAATACAGTGCTAGACCAGGAACAGATGCTGCAGAATTAGAACAAATTGATGCATCAGAAATGAAAAGAAGAACAAAGATAATTTTTGAGCAGATCAACAAACTATCAATGGAGAGTAACCAAA from Nitrosopumilus sp. harbors:
- a CDS encoding D-2-hydroxyacid dehydrogenase; translation: MGFDDSVLICDEVDPILNKILIDNGLKVSYEPEITKEQILEKISTFNIVIVRSRTTITKEMIEKADNCKIIARVGVGLDNVDQEAAKAKDIRVINAVEGAMNAVSELVLGLMLSLARQTARGDRAIRNDQWLKKELKGTELRGKYLGIIGLGNIGKRLGRLARALNMNIIGYDVVPIDEEFSKEVGLMKADLNTLLQSSDYISIHVPLLDSTYHLLDEEKMSTMKKTAKIINTSRGGVVDEDALYNALKNGTLGGAALDVFEKEPAIGTKLAELDNVILTPHIGAQTKEAQSLAANVIAEKIIQILRGVI
- a CDS encoding multicopper oxidase domain-containing protein yields the protein MLFTIAAVAVMGATLFGSTYTQTQIAGQSLDINKMDVDVIEQIHQMGGLQLVMPQAFAETDCGALSQTGRNVVEFNLTGESVTLPIMGGKTYNAMTFSGMVPGPTLRVTQGDVVKMTLTIPSDEVTGHGNDMHASQMSAGNFESVNPGETSQYCYIAESAGVFKYHCSGVKLIGMDQHVLSGMYGIAIVDPVNGYKKLMVEKTKVSAGGDVSLDRKFYDADALEFQLQYNQLYLTPEGNYDAAAMFKHHNTATVVNGMQFGYVPNMAHNLLVKGDVNKNIFVAQPWNGLEHKQYQSQLLFVENDQHVRLFVENHGNEPLFFHIVGEILDRVTQGNRVQSAATETWLLGGSQNMIVDLVFDEPGAYAAVNHDYAAIYTGAATVFVAGDPFGLNPVLVEKGVIPAPVASYAYALGNPSDAVPPMGANSIAHPAQNIHGLYTDEVASEMQASGDYVALWEVIPVVAEMLTS
- a CDS encoding aspartate ammonia-lyase codes for the protein MKFRLDQDSLGKVKIPADAYYGAFTGRAINQYHVTGNKSHENLIKSFVMIKRSAAIANMKTKAIDAKRGKAIVTACDKILAGKFVDQFVVDMINSGAGTAFNMNSNEVISNVALEVLHKKKGQYEFLHPNDHVNMSQSSNDTYPTAMHVAILMNLKDTIPAIDILIKSLSKKAKQFSSFKKIGRTHLMDALPVTLGSEFDAYVTSISKARKEIIDAQKELQYVALGGTAVGTGANTPKGYRKIAITELGKISKLSLKPEKDMQHSLQSKFAVANLSSALRNLALEIGKIANDIRLMASGPIAGLAELGIPAVHAGSSIMPGKVNPSLAECMNMVCFNIIGNDTAVSYAAQGGQFELNVMLPGMLKCMLESTDMLKNFLPIFSANLIDGLTANKDKLRQDIENSPVIVTLLTPKIGYLKSAELFKESLKTGKTIRELVVSKKLMSNKEIDSLFG
- a CDS encoding tRNA (N(6)-L-threonylcarbamoyladenosine(37)-C(2))-methylthiotransferase, with protein sequence MAKIFVEAYGCSASFADSEMISGLILNGGHTLADNSSESDLNIVVTCSVKDSTANKMMYRINSLKSKPLIVAGCLPKAEKETVEKFSENASMLGPNSLGKTLQVINSTLGGQKQIALEDSDLSKVGLPKVRLNPTVGIVEIASGCMSECTFCQTKLSKGDLSSYRLGDIVRQVETEINEGCKEVWLTSTDNGCYGFDIGTDLPTLINTVSEIPEDFMIRVGMMNPMYMPRIKEKLIDSYDNDKVFKFLHIPVQSGSDQVLHDMKRGHTEGTFREISKKMKERFRDFTISTDIIVGFPTETEEEFQKTVKLLDETKPDVVNLSKYSARPGTDAAELEQIDASEMKRRTKIIFEQINKLSMESNQKWIGWKGKVLFDEMTEEGIKGRNFAYKPIAVDEDVELGQSHIVEITDATVKRLVGKIAS